The stretch of DNA AGGTGGcttggggggtgggggaaaaaaaaaacaacctttgtACAGCTTCTTCTCTCAGTTACTGAAGTAAAATTCGCTCTTCATTTCTTGGGTACGCTGTGGTTTCTTCcccatggctggggacagccccagcaccGAGGGATGCTGAGGAGGGGTTGGCAGCTGTCTCCTTGCTGCCAGACTTCCAGACCCAGGCAGGGTTCAGGTGGGTTAGTGCCCAGctcactgctggggctggagagaGGGAGGGCAAAGACTAATAGAACCCGTGTCCTTTTATTCAGAAGAGGAACCATTAAATAAGAGCAGAGACGGGCAGGAGCCAGCTGCATCCCATCCCCCTGAGTCCAGGCAGCCGGACCCCAAGTCCAGAAGGCACTTGTGTGGGTAAGGCAGAGGGCAGTGCAGCTCCCTGTGCGGTCACAAGGGCTGCTGGCTGGCTCCTCAGTGCAcctgtggctgctggctgggcgGCAGCTCACCCCGTGGCTTCAGGGCTAGTGTGGACGCCTGCTCCTCCTCCACCGACTCACTGCCGTAGGCACTGTCTTCCTTCAGCTCTGCAAAGCAATCCCCGGATGCTCTTAGTGACGGGGCAACGGGAGGGACAGCAGAGACAgcccaccagccccagccctcacTCTGTACCTGTGCTTTGCAGCTTCTCCAGTGCCTCGGTTTTGTGGAGCATCCTCACGGCATTGTGGAGCCCCATGGAGTCAAGTGCCTCCAGCAGTCCCCCCAGGCTGCcacctgccagctgcagagaaaggaCACTGAGTAGGGCTGATGGCCAGAcaggcagaggggacagaggcaCCCCAACCACGCACTGACCTCATAACTGCGCAGGAGGCTGACACTGGGCGAGGGAGTGTCCTTGTAGGTCTCCACgaggctgcacagccccaggcGCTTGGCCAGCTCGATCCAGTCTGACCCACTGCAGTCCTgattcagcagctgctccagcccctgcagtgcctcattgtccagtgacaggacctTCCCTGTGTTGAAGAGATGCCCCCATCACAGGCTGCCCATCCTTGCTGCTGGGAGGGTGTTACCCTGCCTAGGTGTGGTGCTTCTGAGTTGAGGGagtgggggagggaggggctgcTCACCTGGCTGGGGGGCAGTGGGCAGTTCTGCCTCGGGCCCCTGCTGGGAGGCCTGCAGCAGGATCTCCCGCACCTGCAGACAGACATGAATGTCAATTTTCCAAAGCACTGCCTAGATCCCCCACTGCCTCCTCACACCTTGGATCTCTGCAGGACACAGAGGAGCACAGGCATCCTCACAGGAGCATCTCCTGGAACTCTGCCCCATCCATGCCATGGCCTGCACAGAAACTTTCCCAGTGAGTTTGTCCCGCTGCGCCACGCACCTTCTGGCTCCGAGTCAGGTCCAGGGACGTGTGGCAGCGGcgctgcctgtgccctgcctgccAGTGCCCCTGTGTAGAGAGCTtggagctggtgctgtgctctgcagccagggctggctcccCCAAATCCATGGCCAGCTCTTGCTCCTCAGGGTCAGTATCTGTGTCACTACTGGCCTCTGATGAGGACAGGCTCATGGGCTCGTCATTCTCACACAAAACATCTGCCCCTGTAGGGAAAGGGTGGCATGAGCCAGGCCCACGGGTCTGACCTTGTACCTGGCaccagccagcacaggcagccagagctatggggagggaaggagggaagagcagTGCCTTACCAGCTTTAAGGAGCAGTTTGGTGAGGGTGGGGGAGCCCAGGCCAGCAGCCAAGTGCAGGGGGGTGTTCCCATCAAAAGTTCGGCTGTTGATGTCTGCTCCCAGCTAAGAAAGGTGTGAGACCATGAGGATGGGCTACCTGAGCACTGCTCCTCCTACACCCCAAGGCCTCAGCGGAGCCCCCACTTCTGCCAGGAGCCTGCAcctcatccctgtcccacagccacCACTACACCAGCTGCTCCATACCTTCTTCACCAGGTGGGTGGCCATGTTCAGGTTCTCCATCTCCACAGCCAGGTGCAGCGGGGTCCTCCCACTTTGCCTCTCCACTGCATTCACATCTGCTCCCGTCCTGACCAGCAGGTCCAGGCAAGCCAAACTCTTTGCCTTCACAGCCAAATGCACAGGCAGGAGGCCTGCAAGATGGGGACAGGCTCAGCAGCCTTCTGGCCAAGCCCATGATGGCACCACTGAGGTCCTGCCCATTGCCCCTGAACCACACTCACCATGGAAATTGGGCAGGTGGAGCAAATAAGGGGCATCTGAGCCCAGGTGAGCCAGCAGCGTCCTCAGCATCTCATCGCCAGCCTGGAGTGCCAGGTGCAGCAGGGAATTGCCATAGCGATCCAGCAAGGTTGGGTCGGCGCAGgcttgcagcaggagctggactACTTGGGGCTGCTTGGTGATGACTGCCAGATGCAGTGGTGTCTGCACAACAGCAGCACATCCTCAGCAGCGCTCACAAGAGGAGCAAAGTTCTGTACCACCATTCTCTCCAGTAGCTGCAACTTGTTCAGATCTGCAGCCTCccctcagcaggagcagctacAGGAGCCCCCAGGATTGGAAAATAGGAGTGAGGAACTACTCCCAGGTAGAGGAGAACTGGCTGCTCTGAAAAACATGTACCTGTTGCAGGTTATTGGAGATGTTGATGATCTGCTGGCTGGGGATGCTAACAATGATGTCGATCAGCTGCTTGATCACAGCTGTCTGTTCATGGATAATAGCGAGGTGCAAAGGCCTGTAGAGAGAGTGGGATGGCCCCtagctcagctctgtgcttctccaggtACTCCCTGCTGCCCTCAAGAGCCCCCATAATGGCTCTGACAGACATGAAGACCACCATGCTCTCCCTTCAAACCCCTCATGTGCTCACGTGTCTCCGTTCTCATCCTGTGACGCGGCCAGGTGCCTCTGGACTGCCAGCAGCATGCGGGGGTCGGCGGTGACCGAGTAGTCGAGCAGGGCGTGGGCATTGCGACGGGCTAACGCCAGCAtccacagctggcacagctgggctggggggcaAAGCAGGATGTCACCTCCAGGAGCAGCATCCACCCTTCTGCATCCACCAGGTGTGGAGAGCAGCACACAACCCCAAAAGTTCCCCAGTCCATGCCTCCTCTCCTGCGCAATGtgccccagccctccctcaAGCTCAGCTCCTCCTACCGTGCTTCTGCAGCTCCTTGCAGTACGTGCGCTCTTCTGCAGGTGCCTGCCTGTCGCTCCCAGGCCCCTCTGCCTCGGGGCCCTTCATCTGCACACCCCCCTGGTAGCTCCCCACTGGGTGGGGGCCAGGCGAGTAGATGCTGTTGTAGGTCAGCCCAGAGGAGTATGGGAAGCTGAGGTTCCCACCTGTGGGGCAGGGCGGAGGATGGGTGAGCAGAagggagcccccagggccagACCTCAGCCATctgagagaggaggaggaagagtcaTCACCACTCACCTCCTCCAGAGCCAAAGCCCCCGGCCCCACCGCCGGCCCCCCCCATGTGCGAGCCACCGCCAAAGTgctgagga from Vidua chalybeata isolate OUT-0048 chromosome 8, bVidCha1 merged haplotype, whole genome shotgun sequence encodes:
- the NFKB2 gene encoding nuclear factor NF-kappa-B p100 subunit isoform X1; translation: MPGPRMPAWGILPVTLPAFTITGMWIVYAMALSNNHICPVHNWSYNQSCDMDGPSSCCTLDHIPLVSKCGTLPPESCFFSLICSLGSFMVILVGLLRYAHLLERLGPSLLNTLGLATGWVCAAGLTMVGNFQAGGRPRADMDEQFQPCLDGIDYDDFSFGSHMMEQKEPLMETVEGPYLVIIEQPKQRGFRFRYGCEGPSHGGLPGASSEKGRKTYPTVKICNYTGMARIEVDLVTHSDPPRVHAHSLVGKQCNEAGNCVTIVGPKDMTAQFSNLGVLHVTKKNMMEIMKEKLKQQKMRNRSRLLTELELREIELEAKELKKVMDLSIVRLRFTAYLRDSSGNFTLALQPVISDPIHDSKSPGASNLKISRMDKTAGSVRGGDEVYLLCDKVQKDDIEVRFYEDDENGWQAFGDFSPTDVHKQYAIVFRTPPYHKPKIDRPVTVFLQLKRKRGGDVSDSKQFTYYPVVEDKEEVERKRKKVLPQFPQHFGGGSHMGGAGGGAGGFGSGGGGNLSFPYSSGLTYNSIYSPGPHPVGSYQGGVQMKGPEAEGPGSDRQAPAEERTYCKELQKHAQLCQLWMLALARRNAHALLDYSVTADPRMLLAVQRHLAASQDENGDTPLHLAIIHEQTAVIKQLIDIIVSIPSQQIINISNNLQQTPLHLAVITKQPQVVQLLLQACADPTLLDRYGNSLLHLALQAGDEMLRTLLAHLGSDAPYLLHLPNFHGLLPVHLAVKAKSLACLDLLVRTGADVNAVERQSGRTPLHLAVEMENLNMATHLVKKLGADINSRTFDGNTPLHLAAGLGSPTLTKLLLKAGADVLCENDEPMSLSSSEASSDTDTDPEEQELAMDLGEPALAAEHSTSSKLSTQGHWQAGHRQRRCHTSLDLTRSQKVREILLQASQQGPEAELPTAPQPGKVLSLDNEALQGLEQLLNQDCSGSDWIELAKRLGLCSLVETYKDTPSPSVSLLRSYELAGGSLGGLLEALDSMGLHNAVRMLHKTEALEKLQSTELKEDSAYGSESVEEEQASTLALKPRGELPPSQQPQVH
- the NFKB2 gene encoding nuclear factor NF-kappa-B p100 subunit isoform X3 — protein: MDEQFQPCLDGIDYDDFSFGSHMMEQKEPLMETVEGPYLVIIEQPKQRGFRFRYGCEGPSHGGLPGASSEKGRKTYPTVKICNYTGMARIEVDLVTHSDPPRVHAHSLVGKQCNEAGNCVTIVGPKDMTAQFSNLGVLHVTKKNMMEIMKEKLKQQKMRNRSRLLTELELREIELEAKELKKVMDLSIVRLRFTAYLRDSSGNFTLALQPVISDPIHDSKSPGASNLKISRMDKTAGSVRGGDEVYLLCDKVQKDDIEVRFYEDDENGWQAFGDFSPTDVHKQYAIVFRTPPYHKPKIDRPVTVFLQLKRKRGGDVSDSKQFTYYPVVEDKEEVERKRKKVLPQFPQHFGGGSHMGGAGGGAGGFGSGGGGNLSFPYSSGLTYNSIYSPGPHPVGSYQGGVQMKGPEAEGPGSDRQAPAEERTYCKELQKHAQLCQLWMLALARRNAHALLDYSVTADPRMLLAVQRHLAASQDENGDTPLHLAIIHEQTAVIKQLIDIIVSIPSQQIINISNNLQQTPLHLAVITKQPQVVQLLLQACADPTLLDRYGNSLLHLALQAGDEMLRTLLAHLGSDAPYLLHLPNFHGLLPVHLAVKAKSLACLDLLVRTGADVNAVERQSGRTPLHLAVEMENLNMATHLVKKLGADINSRTFDGNTPLHLAAGLGSPTLTKLLLKAGADVLCENDEPMSLSSSEASSDTDTDPEEQELAMDLGEPALAAEHSTSSKLSTQGHWQAGHRQRRCHTSLDLTRSQKVREILLQASQQGPEAELPTAPQPGKVLSLDNEALQGLEQLLNQDCSGSDWIELAKRLGLCSLVETYKDTPSPSVSLLRSYELAGGSLGGLLEALDSMGLHNAVRMLHKTEALEKLQSTELKEDSAYGSESVEEEQASTLALKPRGELPPSQQPQVH
- the NFKB2 gene encoding nuclear factor NF-kappa-B p100 subunit isoform X2, with the translated sequence MAMLGLNGLLRPTSSSPAGGRPRADMDEQFQPCLDGIDYDDFSFGSHMMEQKEPLMETVEGPYLVIIEQPKQRGFRFRYGCEGPSHGGLPGASSEKGRKTYPTVKICNYTGMARIEVDLVTHSDPPRVHAHSLVGKQCNEAGNCVTIVGPKDMTAQFSNLGVLHVTKKNMMEIMKEKLKQQKMRNRSRLLTELELREIELEAKELKKVMDLSIVRLRFTAYLRDSSGNFTLALQPVISDPIHDSKSPGASNLKISRMDKTAGSVRGGDEVYLLCDKVQKDDIEVRFYEDDENGWQAFGDFSPTDVHKQYAIVFRTPPYHKPKIDRPVTVFLQLKRKRGGDVSDSKQFTYYPVVEDKEEVERKRKKVLPQFPQHFGGGSHMGGAGGGAGGFGSGGGGNLSFPYSSGLTYNSIYSPGPHPVGSYQGGVQMKGPEAEGPGSDRQAPAEERTYCKELQKHAQLCQLWMLALARRNAHALLDYSVTADPRMLLAVQRHLAASQDENGDTPLHLAIIHEQTAVIKQLIDIIVSIPSQQIINISNNLQQTPLHLAVITKQPQVVQLLLQACADPTLLDRYGNSLLHLALQAGDEMLRTLLAHLGSDAPYLLHLPNFHGLLPVHLAVKAKSLACLDLLVRTGADVNAVERQSGRTPLHLAVEMENLNMATHLVKKLGADINSRTFDGNTPLHLAAGLGSPTLTKLLLKAGADVLCENDEPMSLSSSEASSDTDTDPEEQELAMDLGEPALAAEHSTSSKLSTQGHWQAGHRQRRCHTSLDLTRSQKVREILLQASQQGPEAELPTAPQPGKVLSLDNEALQGLEQLLNQDCSGSDWIELAKRLGLCSLVETYKDTPSPSVSLLRSYELAGGSLGGLLEALDSMGLHNAVRMLHKTEALEKLQSTELKEDSAYGSESVEEEQASTLALKPRGELPPSQQPQVH